The Sparus aurata chromosome 15, fSpaAur1.1, whole genome shotgun sequence genomic interval ATTTCTGCGTTAGTGGTGCAGAAAAACGAATCACGGCGTCCTTTCTAAAACCTTTTTCCTTCCCGTTAATCTGCTACTCTCACTGTTGTAATCTCTTAATGGTTTACTCAACGCTCCGTTGCATCCCCGCAGggtttattatcatttttcaggtAACTATCAGACaaaccaaaacatgttttatgccGTCAGAATATCACGATGGATAAAGAAACACTCACAcgttctgtaaatgtttgaatatAATGCATCTTTATTCACAGCCGTTTCTACACAAGCACCAACATCACCTACAGTAATTTAATCCAGCCTGATTTGAGTAACTAAAATCACGTATGTGCacgtttttctgtgtgtgtgaaggagacggagatgaaaacatacagtatttaaTGTGCAGCACGGGGAGTGAAGCCGAAGTGTGTTAATGGGGGGTCGGATGAACAGCAGtgaggaagaaggaaaaaaagttgtttattatggagaagaaaaaaggggtGAGAGCGAGGCGAAGGTGGCTATCGGGAGACGGAGTCGGGACTGGACGCTTCCTTTTTGTGGTCGCATGACAAATctgagaaagatggagagagagaggaagtggaggatGATCGATGAAAGCcacaagagaaaaagaaagataagagagggagaagagttAGTGCTGTTAGAACAGAGCGTTAAAATGGAAACACAGTGAGTTATTAGTAACAGAGTGAGTGAAGTGTTGGTTATTCAGGGagtttaatttgttgttgtcaACATTTTTGGTAAGGAGGGACTCAGACTCCTTGTGTTATTGATTTGGAGCTTCTGTTTCTATCTAACTAAGTTTTAATATTCACTCtcagtcagtacgtttacatgcacagcttagtcggattacagccatagttcgactgtGCTACTCAATCAGCTCTTTtctgccggtgagaaaatcggattattggccggagcatgtcatacccggtacgataggtggcgctgtactgcctcggcattcgagaaagatggcgtacgaagagtgagacgaagctacatctttgtacattttgtatatagtatacatgataattacacaaactagatgtacaatggcgctcttgcttgcggtgatttcggagcaaagacgccgccgccgccgtcgcCGCCGCCGTCGCCGTCGCCGTCGCcgtcgccgtccttctacttccggctcacggccccgggaaaaaaCCTCGAGCCtgtgcagaacgcaaaatccaatccgatctgatggaacgtatacatgcacgaGTAACGCGACTATCAActgaataatctaggtgttttaatccgactatgggaaatccgatcatagtcggactaacccagtaatttgtttttctcgagtgtcatgtaaacgcactgtgtGCTTTTATCTCTTCAGCTGCTAGATGCTCAGAAGTTTGTATGTGTTTTGGTTCTCGGCCGGCCAGACGACAAGGAACAAGGAGTTTTTGTTTCTAGCTTTTTACGATGTGTAAATATCTTTGCTAGCGTGTGCTGCCGGTGCATGTATTTGTTTTGGATGCTCTGGAAACAGCAGGATGTGTGATCTGTGCCCGAGCACAGGCGTAAATATGAACTATATAATGATCCTGTTTGCTGTTACACCTCATTTATAATCAACAGAGAATCACAAGACTGTTTCTTAAACACTTTAAAAGTTCCCCGAAGTCGCTTCAACTCTAGtacagctgtggctcaggggcagAGCCAGTCTTGTTATGTAGagggtcgctggttcgattcctctggtctgcatgttgaggAGGCCTTGGGCAAAGATACTGAACCCATAACTGCTCCTGATCACAGccaatgtatgaattactgtaagtctgtTTAGACAgtagcatctgctaaatgccctaaatgtaaatatgattAATTAAGTTGAttcacagaaaatgtattttggtaatttttctgcaaaaacattttgtgggCTCTGCTAAAAACATGACGATGTGCTGTTTTACCTTCAttgtattaattatttaatgatttTGATGTTCAGTTCAAtgaaacaaacatcacaaaGTTGTTTTAGTATCAGTTATATAAAGgatctgatttctttttatcCAGGTGTCAGGTTTGTTCATCGGAGCTTGTTCACAGCCGCCTGCAGGCGTCGACACGAGCAGCTCAGGTGTGACAAACAGCTGAGAGACTGAAAAATCTCCGCTGCAAGAATTTTACTTTAACCCTGATTTGGAAGCTACAGACGATTCTTGTCATCTCACATCTGACTCTGTATCCGTGTAATTCTCTGAGCAACTTTAAATGTTAATTATGATCAAGAATAACTGTTTATTTGGAGATGTAGTTGAGCAAAATGATACGATAGTTGTCGTTATCAGTCAGTATAATTTGGTCAGTGCCTTCGATGTGTGTAAAGTCAACAGTACAGTCCAAATAACTGTGAATATTAAATGTTTGTAGAATGTTTTTTAGGCTTCAAACTGGCACGACAGTTGTTTAAACTCTCTAAATACTCACGAAACATAATATTATTTCCGTACGTATCGTCTTCACTCACAGCACACAACATTGATGTATTTTGGAGTGTACTGCTGAGCGAAGTGTGTACGTTTCTCcgtctaaaaaaaacactttaccCCCTGAACTGTTGCTCTCTGCGACTGCTCTCTCCTGATTGGCTAGCAGCAGACCCGCCTCATTCCCATTGGCCTCCTCTGGCCCGTTATGATTACCCCACAGGGTAGCGGCGGCGTACAGCTGTGCTGTGACCGGGCTCAGCTCCTCGCCGTCGGTCTCACTTAGCCCCGCCCCCAGGAGGTGTTGCTCCACCCCCAGCTGAAGctctgaggagagaagagcGCCTCGAGTGGAGAGATGCTGCAGCTACAGACAATCGATCGAGCGGAAGAAGCCCAAAATAAAAGAACTGAAATTAATTACCAACTTAAAttacaaactgaactgaaagatagaagacagaaaacagttcAGTAGCTTCGCTGACATCTtgtataaaacataaatatccTGTTTGTGGCTTTAGAGGAAGACGCCAGAGAAATGTGTCTCACTTTTAGAAGTTTAGACGTCTGTTTAAGAGGGAAGGTTGTTGATTTATGATACAAAATCTTCTGCTGTCAAACTCCAGTTTCAATTACACCAAACAGGCCCACAGTTTAAGTACCAATGTGAGTTTTTAAGATTTTTCCTGCAGAGCTGTTACGATTCTATAAACCCCGACTTGTTCTTCTCGGGTCGGTGTTGAATCCAGTTTGATTTGTCGATGTCCGACGCTCAATCACGAGCTCGATCGTGAGCCAGCAGACTAAATATTAACGTAAATGCTGCCAAAGTCTGCTTAAAAATAAGATTAAAGATCCATTTCACCGTCAACATGAAGAACTTATTATAAAACCACGGTatgaaaaaacactgagatgATTTGATAAAATGCTTCTTTCTGATCCTGCAGTATGTAAATGTACAGTCTGGTGCATAGGCAGTTACTCCTGAAGCTATTAGCTAACtggcctacacacacacacacacacacacacacactcaagtgggatcaataaaaagaaaagcttttacTGTCTTCACTTCCAGGAACCAGCTCGGTGCTGCActctctggtggagctgcacacacacttatcagcacagtgtttttcttcctggAGGTTTTCCTTTCTGCTCCCCTGAAACCTTCACCTTTCCCCCGCAGGCTCATTAAACCGGAGTTCCCTGTCTCGCATACGAAAGTCGAGCAAATACGAAGGCCTCTAAACGGAGAGGCTGCAGCTGCACCGCTCCTTCTGGTCTCCCCGTCACACTTTTATAAATTATTCAGCGCAGAGTGATGataacaaaatgacaacaaagtgTTTTAGAGATCCATCAGGCAGGTGCTCTGTGGACAAACTGTGCATAAAAGATGAGCCGCGTTGACGTCTGTCAAGTCAAGAAGCTGCTGTTCCTCACAACATCAGGAGAGACGATCCAGCATACAGATTATATATCCTACAAAACCTGCACACACCTCTGCTACTACCAACACTACGGCCaataacaaataataacaaCGACCCAAAAACGTGAAATGATGGTCCTAGTAAGCAAAGTCTCCCCCGTCATGGGACTAAAGAGTCAAACATACACTCGTATCATCCACAACATGCtgtaattcataaaaaaaaaggactcgTTGCAGGTTTAAAAAGCAAAATCCTTCATTTCTAAATAGAAAATTTATTGAAACAAGCTACAGATCAAAAGCAGGATCTGTAAAAGGTTAAACTCTGATTATAGTATATTCAAAAACTGAGATATAAAAGATGAAAGTCTTTGTCAAATGTGTATCTTTCTTCCCAAACAACAAACCAAGCTTTTAGAAGtatcctcccttcctcccccaccaccacccagtCGACTGAGCTGAGAAATATTGGaaaccaaagaaaacagaagtggGAGTAGAAACCAGAAATAGCTccagaaaaaagcaaagaaagacaaacaacgcgtaattaaacaaaacaaacagagcgtccattaaaaaagcaaacatatAGAGAACATGTTCCTGAGGAGAGGACGGAGGAGATGAGTTTGTAtattcagctgcagcagaaacaccGGCACATGACACCACCGAGCTCAGAGTTTAGAGGAGCTGAACAAAGATCTGACTGTTTATAATAAACATACTGTAAACTGAATGTACAGCTGATGTACGACCGCAGCTGGAAAACTCCCTGTTTCACGTTTTATACGCAtcaaacaaatatttatttgaagttTAGCATATTTAGTTAGACATTTTCTATTAACATGTCCCGGTCACACCTTCAGTCGACGGGTTTGATGCTAATAATCAAAATTTAAGAGACATTAAGTGTGACAAACTTCCAAAAGATACCGACAGATGACAGTGAtttatctttctctctgctttcaagGATCTTTCCACAGAGACTTTCAGGCATGTCTGCAACTGATTCTcaaaccacaaacaaacaagatgtaaATTGTAAAATATAAGTGGCTCAGAAAATAAAGATGGCTGTGAATCACCAGACGAGCTACCGTTAGCTTATTAGCTCATGGTTCAGCTAGCCGTGGAGTCAGTGGCCCTAGAATTTTCCTGGACCAGGACCCAGAATGACAGCGAACATGGCTTGAGACCCAACAGGGACTGAACAAAGTCTTTAAGACCGAGGAAGGTAAGCTTGAAGACACGGGATACggtatggaggcgatttacagcagctcccagcaAGACTATGAATCCGGGTTTTGTTTGATTATCAGACTAAGTACTCGTCGCCTTTACATCTCACAGCTGAAATTTCAGGGGCTAACAGACTTTCGCCTCTTGCAGTACAAAGTGGTGTTGCgagagctagctggttagcatgctaacttcagtagacatctctgcaactcCAAACATGGTCACCTTTGACATAATGTCTACacctttttgttcatttttgttatgttttaagcaaaaattctggccatatctgaCAGATTGCTCCTTTAAGTGCTTGCGGTCGTGTCTTTTGATGTTCTGGCGTTTCTGCTGCAAACATCTCAGCTTCCAATTTTAGACGCCTTTTTAGTGGTGATTAATTATAGAAAACCGTAGATTGCAGAGGGACCTGAGCTGCACCGAGTAAATCCTCCTCCTAATCCTCTCCTC includes:
- the ppp1r1c gene encoding protein phosphatase 1 regulatory subunit 1C, with amino-acid sequence MEPSSPKKIQFAVPPLQGQLDPQAAEHIRRRRPTPATLQIYRQPGTDVGDQHNASGESQPSEAAQRKQSTYAPPTMKELQLGVEQHLLGAGLSETDGEELSPVTAQLYAAATLWGNHNGPEEANGNEAGLLLANQERAVAESNSSGDLSCDHKKEASSPDSVSR